Proteins encoded by one window of Ignavibacteriales bacterium:
- the tssE gene encoding type VI secretion system baseplate subunit TssE — translation MSNLSLYNILVGQFTYENKNLDEAGLSQFDHLTEDQKLSLSVIENLRMILTTRRGSVLHLPDFGISDILQLYLESGNPTELLKKEIQEVILKYEPRVGEVRIEKSDFDQKTLRASLKIIIKIKDSPNKEILLTEFSTTGWTKVVQEKDAK, via the coding sequence AGTAATCTAAGTCTGTATAATATTCTTGTCGGTCAATTCACTTATGAAAATAAGAATCTTGATGAAGCCGGTCTTTCTCAATTCGATCATCTAACTGAAGATCAAAAATTAAGCTTAAGTGTAATTGAGAATTTGCGGATGATATTAACTACCAGAAGAGGTTCCGTGTTACACTTGCCGGATTTTGGTATTTCAGATATCCTACAACTTTACCTGGAGTCCGGTAACCCAACCGAATTATTAAAAAAAGAAATTCAGGAAGTCATCCTAAAATATGAACCGCGAGTTGGAGAAGTAAGAATAGAAAAATCAGATTTTGACCAAAAAACATTAAGAGCATCGTTGAAAATAATTATAAAAATTAAAGACAGTCCAAATAAAGAAATACTATTAACCGAATTTTCTACCACTGGCTGGACAAAGGTAGTTCAAGAGAAGGATGCGAAATGA